A stretch of DNA from Candidatus Methanoperedens sp.:
GGAATATATGAGAATTATTACCAGCTATGGTCAAATGATATGAAAGCTTTGCTTCTTGAAATCAAAAAATGTGTAGATGAAACACGAAACACATCTGATTTCTTAGAACCGGATCAAATCAGATACTTCGAAGAGAAGTATGATACGATAATAAAAATTGGCATGAAGGAAAACCCACCACCTTTGATATTTCAAGATCAGCCAAAAAAACGTGGAAAAAAGAAACAGACTACTGCAAAAAATCTACTCGATCGTTTCATAGGTTACAAAGATGATATTCTCAGGTTTATGCATGACTTTGATGTTCCTTTTGAAAATAATCAAGCTGAAAGAGATGTCAGGATGATGAAAGTGCAACAGAAAATTTCCGGAACTTTTCGTAGTATTCAGGGGGCTGTTACTTTCTGCCGCATCAGGGGTTACATTTCAACAGTGAAAAAAAACAAACTTTCGGTTATCGATGCTATTATGGGTGTTTTTAGAGGAGAAGCATTTATTCCGAATATAGCAGAATAAAAAATGAACTCAATTTTTTAGGATGAACGGAATATGTTATGGGATAATTTGGGGGGTCTGAATA
This window harbors:
- a CDS encoding transposase produces the protein GIYENYYQLWSNDMKALLLEIKKCVDETRNTSDFLEPDQIRYFEEKYDTIIKIGMKENPPPLIFQDQPKKRGKKKQTTAKNLLDRFIGYKDDILRFMHDFDVPFENNQAERDVRMMKVQQKISGTFRSIQGAVTFCRIRGYISTVKKNKLSVIDAIMGVFRGEAFIPNIAE